In the genome of Photobacterium sp. TLY01, one region contains:
- a CDS encoding TRAP transporter substrate-binding protein translates to MKKLTCTLLAATLAGTFTASALAADYTFKFQSSDPAGDKNFQVQQAWADRVEKMSAGRIDIDLLPVGSVVKHTETLNAIKLGILDGHITATSYFSGKDPAFGLIGNTVGAWSDTTQLLQYVNYGGGYQLMTELYAPYGVKFIGGSTTGVESFVSKVPVNGVADLKGLKLRAPEGLVQQVFAAAGASPVNLPGSEVFTGLSKGVIDAADYTVFSTNQKAGMNDVATHPVQPGFHSLPLIDISMSQKKWDKLPEDLQEILTTSVRDFAYDMTTQLKIADQQAVKEAQANPNITIHNWSDEERKKFREIAREQWKVFAQKSPNAEKVYQSVTKFLEDNALL, encoded by the coding sequence ATGAAAAAGCTCACCTGCACGCTGCTCGCTGCCACACTGGCCGGAACTTTTACGGCTTCCGCACTGGCGGCTGATTACACCTTCAAATTCCAGTCGTCTGACCCGGCCGGCGATAAAAACTTCCAGGTGCAGCAAGCCTGGGCGGATCGCGTTGAAAAAATGTCGGCCGGCCGTATCGACATTGACTTACTGCCTGTGGGCAGTGTGGTGAAACATACCGAAACCCTGAACGCGATTAAGCTGGGGATCCTCGACGGCCATATTACAGCGACCAGTTATTTTTCCGGTAAAGATCCTGCGTTCGGTCTGATCGGTAATACGGTCGGCGCCTGGTCGGATACCACTCAGCTGTTGCAATATGTGAATTACGGCGGTGGTTATCAGCTGATGACCGAACTGTATGCTCCTTACGGGGTGAAATTCATCGGTGGCTCAACCACTGGGGTGGAGTCTTTTGTGTCTAAAGTGCCGGTCAATGGTGTGGCCGATCTGAAAGGCCTGAAACTACGTGCCCCGGAAGGTCTGGTGCAGCAGGTGTTTGCAGCGGCGGGTGCCTCACCGGTTAACTTACCGGGTTCTGAAGTATTCACCGGCCTGAGCAAAGGCGTGATTGACGCCGCCGATTACACCGTCTTTTCCACCAACCAGAAAGCCGGTATGAACGATGTGGCGACTCATCCGGTGCAACCTGGCTTCCACTCACTGCCTTTGATCGATATCTCGATGAGCCAGAAAAAGTGGGACAAACTGCCTGAAGATCTGCAGGAGATCCTGACGACTTCTGTACGTGACTTTGCCTATGACATGACCACGCAGCTCAAGATCGCCGATCAGCAGGCGGTGAAAGAAGCGCAGGCAAACCCGAACATTACCATTCATAACTGGTCGGACGAAGAACGCAAGAAGTTCCGTGAAATTGCCCGCGAGCAATGGAAAGTCTTCGCTCAAAAGTCGCCAAATGCAGAGAAAGTCTACCAATCTGTAACAAAGTTCCTGGAAGACAACGCCCTGTTGTAA
- a CDS encoding D-alanine--D-alanine ligase, whose amino-acid sequence MRVGVLMGGESSERSVSLRSGQAVCEAIDELGHEAIAIDPVSLHATLEALQSVDKVFIALHGSLGESGHIQGLLDWLKIPYTGSGLATSALCLNKRRTRQILAQHGFHYANWVVVDRQQSLQAIHSAADAIGYPLVVKPSSQGCSIGVSKVESPAQLEAAVMQAFEYDHDILLEAFISGREYTCGILGDTPLPVVQIRSETFFDWTAKFGAQTATYHCPSDLDSDTERAIQQLSLSAFQALGCRGWGRLDVILGDDGQLYPIEMNTSPGMTQRSVYPMASHEIGLDFPRTIEQILALATFDPV is encoded by the coding sequence ATGCGTGTCGGTGTGTTAATGGGCGGGGAATCGAGCGAGCGGAGTGTCTCACTGCGATCGGGTCAGGCCGTTTGCGAAGCCATTGATGAATTAGGGCATGAAGCTATCGCAATCGATCCCGTCAGCCTGCACGCCACGCTGGAAGCATTGCAGTCTGTCGATAAAGTCTTTATTGCCCTGCATGGCAGCCTGGGAGAAAGCGGCCATATTCAGGGGTTGCTGGACTGGCTGAAAATCCCTTATACCGGCAGCGGCCTGGCCACATCGGCACTGTGCCTCAATAAGCGGCGCACACGCCAGATATTGGCCCAGCACGGTTTTCACTATGCCAATTGGGTCGTCGTTGATCGTCAGCAGTCGCTGCAGGCGATTCACTCGGCAGCCGATGCCATCGGCTATCCCTTAGTGGTGAAACCCAGCTCTCAGGGTTGCAGTATCGGGGTGTCAAAAGTGGAATCTCCAGCTCAGCTGGAGGCCGCAGTGATGCAGGCCTTTGAATACGATCACGATATTTTGCTTGAAGCGTTTATCTCCGGCCGGGAATATACCTGCGGCATCCTGGGTGACACCCCACTGCCCGTGGTGCAGATTCGCTCTGAGACTTTCTTTGACTGGACAGCCAAGTTCGGCGCCCAGACTGCAACCTACCACTGCCCGAGTGATCTTGACAGCGACACCGAGCGGGCGATTCAGCAACTCTCTCTGTCCGCTTTTCAAGCCTTAGGCTGCCGCGGCTGGGGCCGGCTGGATGTGATTCTTGGTGACGACGGTCAGCTCTACCCCATCGAAATGAATACCTCGCCGGGGATGACCCAGCGCAGCGTCTATCCGATGGCCAGCCACGAAATCGGTCTCGACTTTCCCCGGACTATCGAGCAGATTCTGGCGCTGGCCACTTTTGATCCGGTGTAA
- a CDS encoding methyl-accepting chemotaxis protein: protein MKLQQKILTALLLSGLVPALAMMIIATYQAGNSLRLQAYNQLESLREVKLDAVERYFSSLNQQITLEANNPFTAQALAALRQGMAELPLADGAMRAQVKQFYADQFIPKLKANAPDLQVTADSLLSQLSPAAISLQASYLVNNPHPLGEKQRLDQGGDSAYDQAHATYHPFFRELIEKSGYYDLFLIDAQTSQVVYSVYKEVDFATSLSHGPFRDSLLSHAFQAGIALEKGQTALIDFNLYLPSYHAPAGFVAAPVYQGARLTGVLVIQFPIDRLTAIMGVRAGLGNSGETYLVGPDRLMRSNSYIDPVNHSVHASFRHPDKGSIDTEAVRRALAGETNIDAISDYKGNAVLSAFAPVQLGDIRWVIVAEIDQAEALAAISQLNISGFIVILAMLALIIPAALLISRSITRPIGGEPEHMEHIARAIADGNLRLEMNDDKPATGVYASMKTMSGKLSEIIHQLKTAAGQQRSEAEALAASAVQTAETVSRQEQETTQLTVAIDQMSATARDISGNIATVATVSNEANRQVTDCAGLLRQSTTRLNDMSDDMREANEKLGLLRQSSDEITKVLDTIRNIAEQTNLLALNAAIEAARAGEHGRGFAVVAEEVRHLAQHTQDATSDTASMLATLLNHGREVSDVMIRSIDHTSSVSEQAAHATQRLQQVVQSVEQIADMTSQIAAASEQQSAVSAEISHNINNIHMMSRDTSSAVEQISASSEELSTLSAQLEKMAGHFKV from the coding sequence ATGAAACTGCAGCAAAAAATACTCACCGCCTTGCTCCTGTCAGGATTGGTTCCGGCACTGGCAATGATGATCATTGCCACTTATCAGGCCGGAAACTCACTCAGACTGCAGGCCTATAACCAGCTGGAATCATTGCGGGAAGTGAAACTGGACGCGGTAGAGCGTTACTTTTCCTCGCTCAATCAGCAAATCACCCTGGAAGCCAACAACCCGTTCACCGCACAGGCACTGGCGGCTTTGCGTCAGGGCATGGCTGAACTGCCGCTGGCCGATGGGGCCATGCGTGCCCAGGTGAAACAGTTTTACGCCGATCAGTTCATCCCCAAGCTGAAGGCGAATGCGCCGGATCTTCAGGTAACGGCAGACTCGCTGCTCAGTCAGCTTTCTCCTGCAGCAATTTCACTGCAGGCCAGCTACCTGGTGAACAATCCCCATCCTTTGGGTGAAAAACAGCGGCTCGATCAAGGCGGTGACTCAGCCTATGATCAAGCCCACGCAACCTATCACCCCTTTTTTCGGGAACTGATCGAAAAATCAGGCTATTACGATCTGTTTCTGATCGATGCACAGACCTCACAGGTGGTCTATAGCGTCTACAAGGAAGTGGATTTTGCGACCTCGCTGAGTCACGGCCCTTTCCGTGACAGCTTGCTCAGTCACGCTTTTCAGGCCGGGATAGCCCTGGAGAAAGGCCAGACCGCGCTGATTGATTTCAATCTGTACCTGCCCTCATATCACGCGCCGGCCGGTTTTGTGGCGGCCCCGGTTTATCAGGGAGCACGTCTGACTGGCGTGCTGGTGATTCAATTTCCGATCGATCGCCTGACAGCCATCATGGGCGTCCGGGCCGGGCTGGGTAACAGCGGAGAAACCTATCTTGTCGGGCCTGACAGGCTGATGCGTTCCAACTCCTATATCGATCCGGTGAACCACTCAGTGCATGCCTCTTTCCGGCATCCTGACAAAGGCAGTATTGATACCGAAGCGGTGCGCCGCGCCCTGGCGGGTGAAACCAATATTGATGCCATCAGCGACTACAAAGGAAACGCCGTGCTTTCTGCGTTTGCGCCGGTTCAGCTCGGGGACATTCGCTGGGTGATCGTTGCAGAGATCGATCAGGCTGAAGCGCTGGCCGCCATCAGCCAGCTCAACATCAGCGGTTTTATCGTCATTCTGGCCATGCTGGCATTGATCATTCCTGCCGCCCTGCTGATCAGCCGCAGTATTACCCGGCCCATAGGCGGAGAGCCTGAGCACATGGAGCACATTGCCCGTGCCATTGCCGACGGCAATCTGCGCCTGGAGATGAATGACGACAAACCGGCAACCGGGGTGTATGCCTCGATGAAAACCATGTCCGGCAAACTGAGTGAAATCATCCATCAACTGAAAACCGCCGCCGGTCAGCAGCGCAGTGAAGCGGAGGCTCTGGCGGCCAGTGCCGTGCAGACGGCAGAAACCGTCTCGCGGCAGGAGCAGGAAACCACGCAACTGACGGTGGCTATCGATCAAATGAGTGCTACAGCCAGAGACATCTCAGGCAATATTGCAACCGTCGCCACTGTCAGCAACGAGGCCAATCGCCAGGTAACCGACTGTGCTGGCTTGCTGAGGCAAAGCACAACAAGGCTGAATGACATGTCAGACGACATGCGTGAGGCCAATGAAAAACTGGGCCTGCTGCGTCAAAGTTCCGATGAGATCACCAAGGTGCTGGACACCATACGCAATATAGCTGAACAGACCAACCTGCTTGCGCTCAATGCCGCAATCGAAGCTGCCCGGGCCGGTGAGCACGGACGCGGTTTTGCCGTGGTTGCCGAAGAAGTGCGGCATCTGGCGCAGCACACTCAGGATGCCACCAGCGACACCGCCAGCATGCTGGCCACCCTGCTCAACCACGGCCGTGAGGTCAGCGATGTGATGATCCGCAGCATCGATCACACCTCCAGCGTCTCCGAACAGGCCGCCCATGCCACGCAGCGTCTTCAGCAAGTGGTGCAATCGGTGGAACAGATTGCTGACATGACCTCGCAGATCGCGGCGGCCTCTGAGCAGCAATCTGCGGTTTCAGCAGAAATCAGTCACAATATCAATAACATTCATATGATGTCGCGTGACACCAGCAGTGCGGTTGAACAGATATCGGCCAGCAGCGAAGAGTTATCCACCCTCTCTGCCCAACTGGAAAAAATGGCTGGTCACTTCAAGGTGTAA
- the iadA gene encoding beta-aspartyl-peptidase has product MLRIIQNVRLFAPEDQGICHLVICGNRIHSVSKTLPAIPSDMAEVMDGQGMWLAPGFIDGLVHSVGGGGEGGFINRTPEIHADDMLRNGVTTAVAALGTDAITRNLPNLLGKCRELSAKGIDSYFYTGSYHLPPTTLTGSVETDLLYIPEIIGIGELALSDLRGSVIRFDDLYAIARRVRTSANLAGKKGVVFCHIGDHPDQLTLLEDLIEKTELPYSLFVPTHINRNPDLFTAGIRYARAGGYIDITTSTNQGLLDDGEVFCSEALAKALQAGVPVERISFSSDANASLPRFDADGNTIGVDTGRIASLYEGVQLAVTRYGVPFDLAIQCITSTPANALGFHSKGYIRPGFDADLVLIQPDNMHIKQVWSQGVPRI; this is encoded by the coding sequence ATGTTACGTATCATTCAAAACGTCAGGCTTTTTGCGCCTGAAGATCAGGGTATTTGTCACCTTGTGATTTGTGGCAACCGTATCCACTCGGTTTCCAAGACTTTACCTGCCATTCCCTCTGACATGGCTGAAGTGATGGACGGCCAGGGCATGTGGCTTGCCCCGGGTTTCATCGACGGACTCGTGCATTCAGTGGGCGGCGGCGGCGAAGGCGGCTTTATCAACCGAACGCCGGAAATCCATGCCGATGACATGCTCAGAAACGGCGTCACCACAGCCGTTGCTGCGCTGGGGACCGACGCGATCACGCGAAATTTACCTAATTTACTGGGTAAATGTCGTGAACTGTCAGCAAAAGGCATAGACAGTTATTTCTATACCGGCTCTTACCACCTGCCACCCACCACACTCACCGGCAGTGTAGAAACCGATCTGCTGTACATCCCGGAAATTATCGGTATTGGCGAGTTGGCGCTGTCCGATCTGCGGGGTTCAGTGATCCGGTTTGATGATCTCTATGCCATTGCCCGCCGGGTACGGACCAGCGCCAACCTGGCCGGTAAAAAAGGCGTGGTGTTCTGCCATATTGGCGATCACCCCGATCAGTTAACCCTGCTTGAGGATCTGATTGAGAAAACCGAACTGCCTTACTCCCTGTTTGTGCCCACCCACATCAACCGTAATCCAGATCTGTTTACGGCCGGAATCCGCTATGCCAGAGCCGGCGGCTATATCGACATCACCACCAGTACCAATCAGGGCCTGCTGGATGACGGTGAAGTTTTCTGTTCCGAAGCACTGGCCAAGGCATTACAGGCCGGCGTACCGGTTGAGCGGATCAGTTTCAGCTCAGATGCCAACGCAAGCCTGCCAAGATTCGATGCCGATGGCAACACGATTGGCGTAGATACCGGCCGGATCGCTTCACTGTATGAGGGCGTTCAGCTCGCTGTCACCCGGTACGGTGTGCCGTTTGACTTAGCCATTCAATGCATTACTTCCACCCCGGCCAATGCGCTCGGGTTTCACAGCAAGGGATACATCAGGCCGGGGTTCGATGCCGATCTGGTGCTGATCCAACCTGACAACATGCACATCAAACAAGTCTGGAGCCAGGGTGTTCCAAGAATTTAA
- a CDS encoding YfcC family protein, whose protein sequence is MDMEMQSTTGAGKRKWKMPTVYTLLFWITIAVALLTWLLPAGKYDYLTSDSQTLVKAADVADYSGGERLLPVPGSFTELESNPQGLSDILAAPLAGFADASSIILFVLMIGGFLNVTIKTGAMDASIASLSKRFAGKEQWLIPLLIFILAVGGSTYGMSEETVSLWVILLPFFIAAGYDRMVVAGIILLGSGIGVATSTVNPFATGVASRFADIQLGDGILFRLLTFVVLYVITSAFIMRYAAKVKADPKASLLHDIDFDDQFSQAPAALAFTTRHKLTMTVFFGAFALMIYSVIPWEDIGVTFVPALNWWLKEISVIYLTAAILIGLINRMPEATFVNAFIAGCRDMIGVALVIAVAKGINVIMNNANITDTILSWAEHLVVGLDSGVFAVVSYLAHIILAFFIPSSSGLATVSMPLMGPMSDFAGVSRDIVVTAYQLGSGWINLFAPTAATVVAGLAMANIPYGRFLKWVMPYIGAVLLSSCVMLYFAA, encoded by the coding sequence ATGGATATGGAAATGCAATCAACAACCGGAGCTGGCAAGCGCAAATGGAAAATGCCGACTGTCTATACGCTCCTCTTCTGGATCACGATCGCCGTTGCACTGCTGACCTGGCTGCTGCCGGCAGGTAAATATGACTACCTCACCAGTGATTCACAGACACTGGTGAAAGCAGCAGACGTGGCTGATTACAGCGGCGGGGAACGTTTACTGCCCGTGCCCGGTTCCTTTACTGAACTTGAAAGTAATCCACAGGGGCTGTCCGATATTCTGGCAGCACCGCTGGCAGGCTTTGCCGATGCCAGTTCAATTATTCTGTTTGTCCTGATGATTGGTGGCTTTTTGAATGTCACGATCAAAACCGGCGCGATGGATGCCAGCATTGCTTCTTTGTCCAAGCGATTTGCAGGCAAAGAACAGTGGCTGATCCCTTTGCTGATTTTCATTCTGGCGGTTGGCGGCAGCACTTATGGGATGAGCGAAGAAACCGTGAGTTTGTGGGTCATTCTGCTGCCTTTTTTCATCGCTGCCGGTTACGACCGCATGGTTGTCGCAGGCATCATCCTGCTCGGCAGCGGGATCGGGGTTGCAACCAGTACGGTGAACCCGTTTGCGACCGGGGTCGCCTCCCGCTTTGCTGACATTCAGCTGGGCGACGGCATCCTGTTCCGGCTGCTGACCTTTGTCGTGCTCTATGTCATCACCAGTGCTTTCATTATGCGCTATGCCGCGAAAGTCAAAGCCGATCCCAAGGCTTCGCTGCTGCACGATATCGACTTTGATGATCAGTTTTCTCAGGCGCCTGCTGCCCTGGCATTTACCACGCGCCACAAACTGACCATGACCGTGTTTTTCGGCGCCTTTGCACTGATGATCTACAGCGTGATTCCCTGGGAAGATATCGGGGTAACGTTTGTGCCGGCGCTGAACTGGTGGCTGAAAGAAATCTCTGTCATCTACCTGACCGCCGCCATCCTCATTGGCCTGATCAACCGCATGCCGGAAGCGACATTCGTGAATGCATTCATTGCTGGCTGCCGTGACATGATCGGTGTTGCCCTTGTGATTGCGGTGGCCAAAGGCATCAATGTCATCATGAACAACGCCAACATCACGGACACCATTCTGAGCTGGGCTGAGCACTTGGTGGTCGGTCTAGACAGTGGTGTATTTGCCGTGGTGAGTTATCTGGCACACATTATTCTGGCCTTTTTCATCCCGTCCAGCTCAGGCCTGGCGACCGTTTCTATGCCGCTGATGGGGCCCATGAGTGACTTTGCCGGCGTCAGCCGGGACATCGTGGTCACCGCTTATCAGCTCGGCTCCGGCTGGATCAATCTGTTCGCGCCCACAGCCGCGACGGTTGTTGCCGGTCTGGCCATGGCCAATATTCCCTATGGCCGCTTTCTGAAATGGGTCATGCCTTATATCGGGGCTGTCCTGCTCAGTTCGTGCGTCATGCTGTACTTCGCCGCTTAA
- a CDS encoding cyanophycinase, with the protein MKTRFNLSTLTAGIALTLSLGCQAESAPAKQLFLGGGHLVVCSSMTQAECADWDSYRQSALANLTDAEIRTPTEEPVATSDAYIQRVINAAPWAADPQMQQAISNALHALQQQYDSQPIPSWDDFKAAMLALTASDINVTVNGTPIDGEYLWYDASSDQWDALSYLKKDDGLITYTRTASRDNAATDTFAGNTGLLDALATLPENTSFTYIDFITAIGSAYNDLSIEDQFRVLRLYRNVPQYTRPVEYVALNDSLSSDSVTAYNTFVEMAKAASGEHGQPHILVMTSSSNNHYDVADYYVQLFEQAGATVTWFPVDRAYRQSVDQNQCNDLQLQHDVLAGKPHQDIYFADYASQAQAACDNPETVLSMIQSADGLFINGGSQLRTLESLISNGTDSPEMAAIRSRFEQGALVIGGTSAGAAVQGGGRLTPNDAINPMIDGGTAYDVLASGYPAHLMNAAGGLGVFNWGVTDTHFSERARQTRLIKLAHQQGVRFGFGVDETTALIVSQPLTPDAPVSMSVVGQNGVYIADNATASLVQETPFWISDITTHYLNAGDTFIWYPATETYSLSFNPGAALYTGYKKNRTITDNDILYQDHYRALLDDMIQTQVKSAVGYSYEYNPEFILDFERSSNTVGAVYNGKASYQSVMTSITPQ; encoded by the coding sequence ATGAAAACACGTTTCAATCTCTCAACTCTGACGGCCGGCATCGCGCTGACCCTTTCCCTCGGCTGTCAGGCTGAATCGGCGCCGGCAAAGCAGCTCTTTCTGGGCGGCGGGCATTTAGTGGTCTGCTCGTCAATGACCCAGGCAGAATGTGCTGACTGGGACAGTTACCGGCAATCAGCACTGGCTAACCTGACCGATGCTGAAATCCGTACCCCCACAGAAGAACCGGTCGCCACATCCGACGCTTACATTCAGCGCGTGATCAATGCCGCGCCCTGGGCCGCGGATCCTCAAATGCAGCAGGCAATTTCGAACGCCCTGCATGCCCTTCAGCAGCAGTACGACAGCCAGCCGATTCCGTCCTGGGATGACTTCAAAGCAGCCATGCTGGCACTGACAGCCTCTGACATCAATGTCACCGTCAATGGCACACCGATTGACGGTGAGTATCTGTGGTACGACGCCAGTTCAGATCAGTGGGATGCCCTGTCCTACCTGAAAAAGGATGACGGGCTGATCACTTATACCCGGACGGCCAGCCGTGATAACGCGGCAACTGACACTTTTGCCGGAAACACCGGACTGCTCGATGCGCTTGCGACCTTGCCCGAAAATACCAGCTTTACTTATATCGACTTTATTACCGCCATTGGCAGCGCCTATAACGATCTGAGCATTGAAGATCAGTTCAGGGTACTGCGCCTGTATCGTAATGTGCCTCAATACACCCGTCCGGTGGAATATGTTGCCCTGAATGATTCCCTGAGCAGCGACTCTGTCACGGCCTACAACACATTTGTCGAGATGGCAAAAGCAGCTTCTGGTGAACATGGCCAGCCCCACATCCTGGTGATGACTTCCTCTTCCAATAACCACTATGACGTTGCAGATTATTATGTTCAGTTATTTGAACAGGCAGGGGCAACCGTCACCTGGTTCCCGGTTGATCGGGCCTACCGCCAGAGTGTCGATCAAAACCAGTGTAATGATCTGCAGTTGCAGCACGATGTGCTGGCCGGAAAACCCCATCAGGATATCTATTTTGCAGACTATGCCAGCCAGGCGCAGGCCGCCTGCGACAATCCGGAAACCGTGCTGTCGATGATCCAGTCTGCCGATGGTCTGTTTATTAATGGAGGCAGTCAGTTACGCACGCTGGAAAGCCTGATCAGCAACGGAACCGACAGCCCGGAAATGGCTGCTATCCGGAGCCGGTTCGAGCAGGGAGCGCTGGTCATTGGCGGCACCAGTGCCGGCGCGGCCGTTCAGGGCGGCGGCAGGCTGACGCCGAATGATGCCATCAACCCGATGATTGATGGTGGGACGGCTTATGATGTCCTGGCGTCCGGCTACCCGGCCCACCTGATGAATGCAGCAGGGGGATTGGGGGTCTTCAACTGGGGCGTGACGGATACGCACTTCTCCGAACGTGCACGTCAGACCCGGCTGATCAAACTGGCCCATCAACAGGGCGTCCGCTTTGGCTTTGGGGTCGATGAAACCACCGCACTCATCGTCAGCCAGCCTTTGACGCCAGATGCGCCGGTGTCCATGTCTGTCGTGGGTCAGAACGGGGTTTATATTGCGGATAACGCAACCGCCAGTCTGGTACAGGAAACCCCCTTCTGGATCAGCGATATCACCACGCACTATCTCAATGCCGGTGACACCTTCATCTGGTATCCGGCCACTGAAACTTACTCCCTCAGTTTCAATCCGGGTGCCGCCCTGTATACCGGTTACAAGAAGAACCGGACAATCACGGATAACGACATCCTGTATCAGGATCATTACCGGGCTTTACTGGACGATATGATTCAGACTCAGGTGAAATCTGCTGTGGGTTACAGCTATGAATACAACCCTGAGTTCATTCTGGATTTCGAGCGAAGCAGCAATACGGTGGGGGCCGTTTATAACGGCAAAGCCTCTTACCAGTCTGTGATGACCTCGATTACGCCACAGTAA
- a CDS encoding methyl-accepting chemotaxis protein, which produces MTISKLHFANIDITVLLIFLGLITASMTCLIFRLDNLQAYILYGFVALNIHQDGGMVMTHFEVFILISFCLLFKQKLVLVNVLVAAAIHHFLFFYLQKSGYPIYVLPKDELMISMVIHHCFYASVQTFALIYFCKTEQEKEQAITQYAERTKQQKQQNEYVIDAVNTTSHRLNDVAVSNTQTLSEITEQAETQSQQINQLTRAIIAMEEQVLHSSDNAHIASEAASTAKEFASQGMQIVSETHASIQSLVDDTHNVSVMIRRLDTTIENIDSIMNAIGDIAGQTNLLALNAAIESARAGEQGRGFAVVADEVRTLAGRTQQSAGEIKAMIEQLHQESKQSVALMNQSEHEATEVTEHFQQVDLALKHILDAINHLEQQNTQIAASGEEQNAVIQSIRQHASDINTAAQKTKTRVDAGSEQSRALADIAKTLLNTAQGAPDFQVKAG; this is translated from the coding sequence ATGACGATCAGTAAACTACATTTCGCAAATATAGATATCACTGTATTACTGATTTTTCTGGGGTTAATTACGGCCAGCATGACCTGCCTGATATTCAGGCTGGATAACCTTCAGGCCTATATCCTTTATGGCTTTGTCGCGCTGAATATTCATCAGGACGGCGGCATGGTGATGACTCACTTTGAAGTATTTATTCTGATTTCATTCTGTTTGTTATTTAAGCAAAAGCTGGTACTGGTCAATGTATTAGTGGCTGCTGCGATTCACCATTTTCTATTCTTTTATCTGCAGAAATCCGGATATCCGATATACGTACTGCCTAAAGATGAGCTGATGATCAGCATGGTTATCCATCATTGTTTTTATGCCTCAGTGCAAACATTCGCACTGATTTATTTTTGTAAAACCGAGCAGGAAAAAGAACAAGCCATTACGCAATACGCTGAGCGTACCAAACAGCAGAAACAACAAAATGAATATGTGATAGACGCTGTGAATACAACATCACACAGGTTAAATGATGTCGCCGTCAGTAACACCCAGACATTATCAGAAATCACAGAACAGGCTGAGACGCAAAGCCAGCAAATCAATCAGCTCACCCGTGCGATCATCGCAATGGAAGAGCAAGTGCTGCACAGCAGTGACAATGCCCACATCGCGTCGGAAGCTGCCAGTACCGCCAAAGAATTTGCCAGTCAGGGCATGCAGATTGTCAGTGAAACTCATGCCAGTATTCAGTCTCTGGTTGACGATACGCACAATGTCAGCGTGATGATTCGCCGTCTCGACACAACCATAGAAAACATCGACAGCATCATGAATGCCATTGGTGACATTGCCGGGCAGACCAATCTGCTGGCGCTCAATGCCGCCATTGAATCCGCCCGGGCCGGTGAACAAGGACGCGGTTTTGCCGTTGTCGCCGATGAAGTGCGCACCTTAGCCGGCCGCACTCAGCAAAGCGCCGGAGAAATTAAAGCCATGATTGAGCAACTGCACCAGGAGTCCAAACAATCCGTCGCGCTGATGAATCAAAGCGAACACGAAGCGACAGAAGTCACTGAGCATTTCCAGCAGGTCGATCTCGCTCTGAAACACATTCTGGATGCCATCAATCACCTGGAGCAGCAAAACACCCAGATTGCGGCCTCTGGCGAGGAGCAAAATGCTGTCATTCAATCCATCCGTCAACATGCCAGTGATATCAATACGGCCGCACAGAAAACCAAAACCCGGGTGGATGCCGGTTCTGAGCAATCCAGAGCCCTTGCCGACATTGCCAAAACTTTACTGAACACCGCACAGGGCGCGCCTGATTTTCAGGTCAAAGCAGGATAA
- a CDS encoding GFA family protein encodes MTYPIHGACQCGGVTYTLLAPPAMVVACHCKECQKLSTSAFSITAMVDAKDVVFKGVMADWSRPADSGNISAAKFCPTCGNRIYHFNPEQPDAIKLKPSNLSDTRVIQPTAHAWVSEKQDWFTIPDGVKQFARQP; translated from the coding sequence GTGACTTATCCCATTCACGGTGCCTGCCAGTGTGGCGGCGTGACCTACACATTGCTCGCACCGCCGGCCATGGTTGTGGCCTGCCACTGCAAAGAATGCCAGAAGCTCTCGACCAGTGCGTTCAGTATTACGGCCATGGTGGATGCCAAAGATGTGGTTTTTAAAGGCGTGATGGCTGACTGGTCCCGGCCTGCCGACAGCGGTAATATCAGCGCCGCGAAGTTTTGCCCGACCTGCGGCAATCGTATCTACCACTTTAACCCTGAACAGCCGGATGCCATCAAACTCAAACCCAGTAATCTGAGCGACACCCGCGTGATTCAGCCGACCGCTCATGCCTGGGTCAGTGAAAAGCAGGACTGGTTCACCATTCCGGATGGTGTGAAGCAATTTGCCCGGCAGCCGTAA